The region CCCTATTACATTAAGAACTGTACGCAAGAAATCTATCTGCCCCCCAACGGTACTTACAATTTCATTGATTTTGCAACCCGGGATATGAAAAATTAGAGGAATATTCATAGCCTCTTTGTATGTATATTCTTTTTCAAAGATCGCAGACAACCTTTCTTTTGATTCTTTATTGAATGGATATAAACCTGCATGATCTCCATACAGTATAAGAATGCATCTCTCATACAACCCTGCTTTTTTCAGCCTATCTACAAAAATTCCAAGGGCGTAATCTGCATAATGAACTGCCTGAAGATAGTTTCCAAACATCGTATTCTCATCTTCCGGTAAAAGCATAAGTTTTCTATATTGTTCCGGTATAACAAAAGGGCTATGACTTGATACTGTTACGAGAAAGGAAAAAAATGGTTCGGGATAGTTTTTCAAAACATCCACAGACTGTTCGAAAAAGGAAACATCATTCAACCCCATACCGAATACTTCATCCTGATTGAAATCTTCCAAACTAAGGAATTTTTCAAAACCAAGATGAGGGTATATTTTGAATCTATTCCAGAACCAACCAACGTTACCGTGCATTGCCACTGTATGAAATCCATGATTTTTCAATATCCTTGGTAGAGCATAAAAATCTATATCAGCATACTTTTCATAAGCAACTTCGTCGCCTGGCACATGCAAAGAGACAAGCGAAACAAATTCCGCATCGGCAGTGTTTCCTATACCTGTTTGTTGATAGTAATTGTTGAAATATATCGAATCATTCCTGACAAGTTTGTTGAGGTTTGGTGTGACTTCCTGACCGTTATATCTCATATTCACCAGAAAATTCTGGAATGATTCAAGTTGGACAACTATGATATTTCTATTTGAAGCAATGGACCAATATTTTTTGGAAGATGGCTGCTCGTGGTTCATATGAGTCACTGAATAGTTCTCTCGCTCAGGTTTCGAAAAGACTGTAGCAATATCAAAAATATGGTACGCAAAAAAGCCATATCTGTTAAAAACCTGGCCAGGCTTCAATTTTTCGGATACAAGGGGAACAATTGCAAATACACTACATAAAATCATTGTCAAAAACAATCCTTTGGGAGTACTGAAATCAGTTGTTCTCAATTGTAAATAACGCCTTCTATCAAAAATCCCAAGTGGTATTAAATCTGCAACAAACAGCAGGGAAAAAAAATTTGTGAAATACCTTATATTT is a window of Pseudothermotoga elfii DSM 9442 = NBRC 107921 DNA encoding:
- a CDS encoding LTA synthase family protein encodes the protein MLKSTLNYMLFLLILSSLKIFGFYTTVPEVLRFSTLLSTTGWLILFFLLFTFFFREWGFGLYCVISIALFIDFLYFQNFGNLPSVKQLVLLPQVGKLGANIRYFTNFFSLLFVADLIPLGIFDRRRYLQLRTTDFSTPKGLFLTMILCSVFAIVPLVSEKLKPGQVFNRYGFFAYHIFDIATVFSKPERENYSVTHMNHEQPSSKKYWSIASNRNIIVVQLESFQNFLVNMRYNGQEVTPNLNKLVRNDSIYFNNYYQQTGIGNTADAEFVSLVSLHVPGDEVAYEKYADIDFYALPRILKNHGFHTVAMHGNVGWFWNRFKIYPHLGFEKFLSLEDFNQDEVFGMGLNDVSFFEQSVDVLKNYPEPFFSFLVTVSSHSPFVIPEQYRKLMLLPEDENTMFGNYLQAVHYADYALGIFVDRLKKAGLYERCILILYGDHAGLYPFNKESKERLSAIFEKEYTYKEAMNIPLIFHIPGCKINEIVSTVGGQIDFLRTVLNVIGIDDSGVVSFGRDLLNTEDGFVALRYHVPDGSFVDDERYFEISKDGILQNSLAVNYIEGTSLPYYECLDGFKAAVKQIETSKNMLETAEATLAKLR